One genomic segment of Microbacterium sp. ProA8 includes these proteins:
- the prfA gene encoding peptide chain release factor 1, whose product MFDSVRALIDEHRAVQEELSDPAVHADAARAKRVNRRYAELSRIVKAHEDWLAASDDLDAARELAREDEAFAEEVPALEARLVEAHERLRRLLIPRDPDDARDVIMEIKQGEGGAESALFAADLLRMYLQYAASKGWKTELLERNESDLGGYKDVQVAIKGSSSDPAQGVWAHLKYEGGVHRVQRVPATESQGRIHTSTTGVLVFPEVDEPEEIHIDPNDLKIDVFRSSGPGGQSVNTTDSAVRITHVPTGIVVSMQNEKSQLQNREAGMRVLRARLLAKQQEELDAAASDARRSQIRGMDRSERIRTYNFPENRIADHRTGYKSYNLDQVMDGALEPIIESAITADEEARLAALGGDA is encoded by the coding sequence ATGTTCGATTCCGTCCGGGCGCTGATCGACGAGCACCGCGCGGTGCAGGAGGAGCTCTCCGACCCCGCGGTGCACGCCGATGCGGCGCGCGCGAAGCGGGTCAACCGGCGCTACGCCGAGCTGTCGCGCATCGTGAAGGCGCACGAGGACTGGCTGGCGGCATCCGATGATCTGGATGCCGCCCGCGAGCTCGCCCGTGAAGACGAGGCGTTCGCCGAAGAGGTGCCGGCACTCGAGGCGCGCCTGGTTGAGGCGCACGAACGACTGCGACGGCTGCTGATCCCGCGGGACCCGGACGACGCGCGCGACGTGATCATGGAGATCAAGCAGGGCGAGGGCGGCGCCGAATCGGCGCTGTTCGCGGCCGACCTCCTGCGCATGTACCTGCAGTACGCCGCGTCGAAGGGCTGGAAGACGGAGCTCCTCGAGCGCAACGAGTCCGACCTCGGCGGCTACAAGGACGTCCAGGTCGCGATCAAGGGCTCCTCATCCGATCCCGCGCAAGGGGTGTGGGCGCACCTGAAGTACGAGGGCGGCGTGCATCGCGTGCAGCGCGTGCCGGCGACCGAGTCGCAGGGGCGGATCCACACCTCGACCACCGGCGTGCTGGTGTTCCCCGAGGTCGACGAGCCCGAAGAGATCCACATCGACCCAAACGACCTCAAGATCGACGTGTTCCGGTCGTCGGGTCCCGGCGGGCAGTCGGTCAACACGACCGACTCCGCGGTGCGCATCACGCACGTGCCGACGGGGATCGTGGTCTCGATGCAGAACGAGAAGTCGCAGCTGCAGAACCGCGAGGCCGGCATGCGCGTGCTGCGTGCGCGCCTGCTCGCCAAGCAGCAGGAGGAGCTCGACGCGGCGGCATCCGACGCCCGCCGCTCACAGATCCGCGGCATGGACCGGTCCGAGCGCATCCGCACCTACAACTTCCCCGAGAACCGCATCGCCGACCACCGCACCGGCTACAAGTCGTACAACCTCGACCAGGTCATGGACGGCGCGCTCGAGCCGATCATCGAGTCGGCGATCACCGCCGACGAAGAGGCGCGGCTCGCCGCCCTCGGCGGCGACGCCTGA
- the rho gene encoding transcription termination factor Rho — MESISEVHADVPADERAEAPEAVENAETIEAAAEEAVIEAVVADTVADEAVVEAVAAEEAAEEAVAEAIVAEDAGDPAAAAAAEAVAEEAVAEALVADAVAEEAVAEAVVADAVAAEVVAEEVPAAPVKAPRKRAPRRAKSTDVPPAEPVEAPAEAAATETPAETAPAEAAPAESAPAEAAPAEGDAQAADDAAEAASAPAGDAEAPAEAAEQSAEGEAEGTDTPARGRSRSRSRSRNRNAQGGQNQNAQNSNAQGGQGAQAQNAQGGQNQNAQPAVAEPAKAETPEDDQQSQGNGRGRQRNKRRGTQTTGDEFDTEIGEDDVLIPIAGILDVLDNYAFVRTSGYLPGPSDVYVSLGQVKKYNLRKGDAVVGAIKQPREGEQSSRQKYNALVKVDAVNGLSVDDAATRVEFGKLTPLYPQERLRLETGPEKLTQRIIDLVAPIGKGQRGLIVAPPKAGKTIVLQQIANAISINNPEVHLMVVLVDERPEEVTDMQRTVKGEVIASTFDRPAEDHTTVAELAIERAKRLVELGRDVVVLLDSITRLGRAYNISAPTSGRVLTGGVDASALYPPKRFFGAARNIENGGSLTILATALVETGSKMDDVIFEEFKGTGNSELRLSRQLADKRIFPAVDVNASSTRREEMLLSPDEVKITWKLRRALAGLDPQQALEVVLGKLKETSSNVEFLVQMQKSIPAPTTGHSGGRSHADDNSIR; from the coding sequence GTGGAGTCCATCTCCGAGGTCCATGCCGACGTTCCGGCCGACGAGCGCGCGGAAGCGCCCGAGGCTGTCGAGAACGCCGAGACCATCGAAGCCGCGGCTGAGGAAGCCGTGATCGAGGCCGTCGTGGCCGACACCGTCGCCGATGAGGCCGTCGTCGAGGCCGTCGCTGCAGAGGAGGCCGCCGAGGAGGCGGTCGCCGAGGCGATCGTCGCCGAGGACGCCGGTGACCCGGCGGCCGCCGCGGCTGCCGAAGCCGTCGCCGAAGAAGCCGTCGCCGAGGCCCTCGTGGCCGACGCCGTCGCCGAGGAAGCGGTCGCCGAAGCGGTCGTGGCCGACGCCGTGGCGGCGGAAGTCGTCGCGGAGGAGGTTCCGGCGGCACCGGTCAAGGCGCCGCGCAAGCGCGCGCCGCGCCGTGCCAAGAGCACCGACGTCCCGCCGGCCGAGCCCGTCGAGGCACCGGCCGAGGCTGCTGCCACCGAGACGCCGGCCGAGACCGCACCTGCCGAGGCCGCGCCGGCCGAGAGCGCACCCGCCGAGGCGGCGCCTGCCGAGGGCGACGCCCAGGCAGCAGATGACGCTGCGGAGGCGGCATCCGCCCCCGCAGGCGACGCCGAGGCACCCGCCGAAGCAGCCGAGCAGTCCGCCGAGGGCGAGGCCGAGGGCACCGACACGCCGGCTCGTGGCCGCAGCCGCAGCCGCAGCCGCAGCCGCAACCGGAACGCGCAGGGCGGTCAGAACCAGAACGCCCAGAACTCCAACGCCCAGGGCGGTCAGGGCGCGCAGGCGCAGAACGCCCAGGGCGGTCAGAACCAGAACGCGCAGCCTGCCGTGGCCGAGCCCGCCAAGGCCGAGACGCCCGAGGACGACCAGCAGTCGCAGGGCAACGGCCGGGGCCGCCAGCGCAACAAGCGCCGTGGCACCCAGACGACCGGCGACGAGTTCGACACCGAGATCGGCGAGGACGACGTCCTCATCCCGATCGCCGGCATCCTCGACGTGCTCGACAACTACGCGTTCGTCCGCACCTCCGGCTACCTGCCCGGCCCGAGCGACGTCTACGTCTCGCTCGGCCAGGTCAAGAAGTACAACCTCCGCAAGGGCGACGCCGTCGTCGGCGCCATCAAGCAGCCGCGCGAGGGCGAGCAGTCCAGCCGCCAGAAGTACAACGCGCTCGTCAAGGTCGATGCCGTGAACGGCCTCTCGGTCGACGACGCCGCGACGCGTGTCGAGTTCGGCAAGCTGACGCCGCTGTACCCGCAGGAGCGCCTGCGCCTCGAGACGGGTCCCGAGAAGCTGACCCAGCGCATCATCGACCTGGTCGCGCCGATCGGCAAGGGGCAGCGCGGACTCATCGTCGCCCCGCCGAAGGCCGGCAAGACGATCGTGCTGCAGCAGATCGCCAACGCGATCTCGATCAACAACCCCGAGGTCCACCTCATGGTCGTGCTGGTCGACGAGCGGCCCGAAGAGGTCACCGACATGCAGCGCACGGTGAAGGGCGAGGTCATCGCCTCGACCTTCGACCGTCCCGCCGAGGACCACACCACGGTCGCCGAGCTCGCCATCGAGCGCGCCAAGCGCCTCGTGGAGCTCGGTCGAGACGTCGTCGTTCTCCTGGACTCGATCACGCGTCTGGGCCGTGCGTACAACATCTCGGCGCCGACCTCGGGCCGCGTGCTCACCGGTGGCGTCGACGCGTCGGCGCTGTACCCGCCCAAGCGCTTCTTCGGCGCCGCGCGCAACATCGAGAACGGCGGATCGCTCACGATCCTCGCGACCGCGCTCGTCGAGACCGGCTCCAAGATGGACGACGTCATCTTCGAGGAGTTCAAGGGCACCGGCAACAGCGAGCTGCGCCTGTCGCGCCAGCTGGCCGACAAGCGCATCTTCCCGGCCGTCGACGTCAACGCGTCGAGCACCCGCCGCGAAGAGATGCTGCTGTCGCCCGACGAGGTCAAGATCACGTGGAAGCTGCGTCGCGCGCTGGCGGGTCTCGACCCGCAGCAGGCCCTCGAGGTCGTGCTCGGCAAGCTCAAGGAGACGTCGTCCAACGTCGAGTTCCTCGTGCAGATGCAGAAGTCGATCCCGGCTCCGACCACCGGTCACAGCGGCGGACGCAGCCACGCGGACGACAACAGCATCCGCTGA
- the thrB gene encoding homoserine kinase yields MTAAVVPAPVTDAREGRRVVVRVPATSANLGPGFDTLGLALSVYDELDVTALPEGQLEIEVEGAGAADVPRDASHLVVRAIAYAFESVGRRMPGLRLVARNVIPHGRGLGSSGAAVVSGLLAAKGLLEGDVELGPDALLRLATELEGHPDNVAPALFGGLTIAWVDDGGPQHKKLLVHRGVSPLVLVPEFTMSTQLARSLQPTQVPREDAVFNVSRSALLIAALTQSPELLQAATEDKLHQNYRASAMPDTDALVRTLRAQGFAAVVSGAGPSVLVLADGPGRRLEAAALAAATTDTPWEALMLAVDFKGGTVREYAEGST; encoded by the coding sequence GTGACTGCAGCCGTCGTGCCCGCGCCCGTCACGGACGCCCGCGAGGGGCGCCGGGTCGTGGTGCGGGTTCCGGCGACGAGCGCCAACCTCGGGCCCGGTTTCGACACCCTCGGCCTCGCGCTGAGCGTGTACGACGAGCTCGATGTCACGGCGCTCCCCGAAGGGCAGCTCGAGATCGAGGTCGAGGGGGCCGGCGCGGCCGACGTTCCTCGCGACGCCTCGCACCTGGTGGTGCGGGCCATCGCGTACGCCTTCGAATCCGTGGGACGGCGGATGCCGGGGCTGCGCCTCGTCGCCAGGAACGTCATCCCGCACGGGCGCGGACTGGGCTCGTCGGGCGCGGCGGTGGTGTCGGGCCTGCTGGCCGCGAAGGGCCTGCTCGAGGGCGACGTGGAGCTCGGCCCGGACGCCCTGCTGCGGCTCGCGACCGAGCTCGAGGGACACCCCGACAACGTCGCGCCGGCGCTGTTCGGCGGTCTCACGATCGCCTGGGTCGACGACGGCGGCCCGCAGCACAAGAAGCTGCTGGTGCACCGCGGCGTGTCGCCCCTCGTGCTCGTGCCGGAGTTCACCATGTCGACGCAGCTCGCCCGGAGCCTGCAGCCCACGCAGGTGCCCCGTGAGGACGCCGTCTTCAACGTGTCCCGCTCGGCGCTGCTCATCGCGGCGCTCACGCAGAGCCCTGAGCTGCTGCAGGCGGCCACCGAGGACAAGCTCCACCAGAACTACCGCGCGAGCGCCATGCCCGACACCGACGCCCTCGTGCGGACGCTGCGCGCCCAGGGCTTCGCGGCGGTCGTTTCCGGAGCGGGCCCGAGCGTGCTCGTGCTCGCCGACGGACCCGGGCGACGGCTCGAAGCGGCGGCGCTCGCCGCGGCCACGACCGACACCCCGTGGGAGGCGCTCATGCTCGCCGTCGACTTCAAGGGTGGTACAGTGAGGGAGTACGCGGAGGGTTCCACGTAA
- a CDS encoding DUF559 domain-containing protein produces the protein MHVHEFFSHATAALLWDLPLPSVPDGIDVSVIAPHRAPSGRGVRGHQLAGAQVTTTEHDEGFSITSPGSTWAQLGAAVKHPYDLTALADAVIRTPRIPGPHGRLLRAAHSTVAELAVELGRGRRIGIRSLEEALHRARPGAASRPETWTRLTIVDAGLPEPTLDHDVYDERGVFIGCVDLAYVALKIAIEYEGDHHRVEAAQWARDIQKHDRLAELGWRVIRVTRADVFEHPGELVGRVRSALRSRA, from the coding sequence ATGCATGTCCACGAGTTCTTCTCGCACGCCACGGCGGCGCTGTTGTGGGACCTGCCCCTGCCGTCGGTGCCGGATGGCATCGACGTGTCGGTCATCGCCCCCCATCGCGCGCCATCAGGCCGAGGGGTGCGAGGTCACCAGCTCGCCGGCGCGCAGGTCACGACGACAGAGCACGACGAGGGTTTCTCGATCACCTCTCCCGGGTCGACATGGGCGCAGCTCGGCGCGGCCGTCAAGCACCCGTACGACCTCACAGCGCTCGCGGACGCGGTGATCCGTACGCCGCGCATCCCCGGTCCGCACGGGCGTCTGCTGAGAGCCGCGCACTCGACGGTCGCCGAGCTCGCCGTCGAACTGGGACGGGGCCGGCGGATCGGAATACGCAGCCTCGAGGAGGCCCTGCACCGCGCGCGGCCCGGCGCAGCGTCGCGCCCTGAGACGTGGACCCGGCTGACCATCGTCGACGCGGGGTTGCCGGAGCCGACGCTCGACCATGACGTGTACGACGAGCGGGGCGTCTTCATCGGCTGCGTCGACCTCGCCTACGTCGCGCTGAAGATCGCCATCGAGTACGAGGGCGACCACCACCGCGTCGAGGCTGCGCAGTGGGCGCGCGACATCCAGAAGCACGATCGACTCGCAGAGCTCGGATGGCGGGTGATCCGCGTCACCCGGGCGGACGTGTTCGAGCACCCAGGAGAACTGGTCGGCCGGGTCCGCAGCGCCCTCCGTTCACGCGCCTGA